The Myxococcota bacterium genome has a segment encoding these proteins:
- a CDS encoding transcriptional repressor translates to MSDSAERELLARYLEEHNLKHTRQRDVILDAFLASKGHVTSEELYQRVREEHPNIGYTTVYRTMKLLADAGVAQERQFGDGLTRYEVEQEHHDHLVCLGCGRIVEFECEEIEAAQAEIAERYRFRLVRHRHELYGYCASCGSAR, encoded by the coding sequence ATGTCCGACTCGGCCGAACGCGAGCTGCTGGCGCGCTATCTCGAGGAGCACAACCTCAAGCACACCCGGCAGCGCGACGTGATCCTCGATGCCTTCCTGGCGTCGAAGGGCCACGTCACGAGCGAGGAGCTCTATCAGCGCGTCCGCGAGGAGCACCCGAACATCGGGTACACGACCGTGTACCGGACGATGAAGCTGCTGGCGGACGCCGGCGTCGCGCAGGAGCGCCAGTTCGGCGACGGGCTCACGCGCTACGAGGTCGAGCAGGAGCACCACGACCACCTCGTCTGCCTCGGCTGCGGGCGCATCGTCGAGTTCGAGTGCGAGGAGATCGAGGCCGCGCAGGCGGAGATCGCCGAGCGGTACCGGTTCCGGCTGGTCCGCCACCGCCACGAGCTCTACGGCTACTGTGCGTCGTGCGGCAGCGCGCGCTGA
- a CDS encoding endonuclease/exonuclease/phosphatase family protein, with protein sequence MHREMRVATYNVHRWSGLNGRSRPDAARAAFVISELDADVVALQEVLRPFTGEDPLEMLSDALGLHLAFAVTRQHKLGQLGNAILSRLPISGLSVLDISYSRIERRGALCAQVGGDAEGGGLSVIATHLSLVDRTRHRQVQSLLEHPQLATGAAVLLGDMNAWRRCKASRELDSTLEQHHNRAWPASFPALRPVLALDRIYARGADVVDVATHATAAARRASDHLPVVARIAVKPATGDPD encoded by the coding sequence ATGCACCGAGAGATGCGGGTCGCGACGTACAACGTGCACCGGTGGAGCGGGCTCAACGGGCGCAGCCGGCCCGATGCGGCGCGCGCGGCCTTCGTCATCTCGGAGCTCGACGCCGACGTCGTCGCGCTCCAGGAGGTGCTGCGTCCGTTCACGGGCGAGGACCCGCTCGAGATGCTCTCGGACGCGCTCGGCCTCCACCTCGCGTTCGCGGTGACGCGCCAGCACAAGCTCGGCCAGCTCGGCAACGCCATCCTGTCGCGCCTCCCGATCTCCGGCCTGTCGGTGCTCGACATCTCGTACTCGCGGATCGAGCGGCGCGGCGCGCTGTGCGCGCAGGTGGGCGGAGACGCCGAGGGCGGCGGCCTGTCCGTGATCGCGACGCACCTCTCGCTCGTCGATCGCACGCGCCACCGCCAGGTCCAGTCGCTGCTCGAGCATCCGCAGCTCGCGACGGGCGCGGCCGTGCTCCTCGGCGACATGAACGCCTGGCGCCGCTGCAAGGCGAGCCGCGAGCTCGACTCGACGCTCGAGCAGCACCACAACCGCGCGTGGCCGGCCTCGTTCCCCGCACTGCGCCCCGTGCTCGCGCTCGACCGCATCTACGCCCGCGGCGCGGACGTGGTCGACGTCGCGACCCACGCGACGGCGGCGGCGCGCCGCGCGTCCGATCACCTCCCCGTCGTGGCGCGCATCGCCGTCAAGCCCGCGACGGGCGACCCCGACTAA
- a CDS encoding VanZ family protein — MHGAARSGRGGAALAWALAGAWAASIFAAIPLARSIEHAVRDALGQRAFGWLAIGAVLAATAAALAAVGRSRGATASPRDAHSPRAAVRAVWLVAVAAAFAVATASLWSNPEEAMHFVQYGVLSLLLQRAVAFRLPDASSYFVAALAGALVGCADEAVQWVVPGRYFGLRDIAINAFAASLVQVGLAMGIRPAGVARTTSRAGRRVALRIALALWAALLAFALNTPARVAVWAPRLPGLAFLATNESTMMEYGHRYDAPDIGVFRSRLAPEELAREDATRAAAGAALLDAYRDAYGDFLVDVPPQRDPFVHELRVHLFRRDRYLEFWRAQTGGSPEQVEERRKLATVAAREDRLVRRFFARTFAASGYALPPDVAARVARDELPGLDYESTVSRDLVTSVGEGELLAVFALALVALLTALLSQRESG; from the coding sequence ATGCACGGAGCCGCCCGGTCGGGGCGCGGCGGAGCGGCGCTCGCGTGGGCGCTGGCCGGCGCGTGGGCGGCCTCGATCTTCGCCGCGATCCCGCTCGCGCGGTCGATCGAGCACGCCGTGCGCGATGCGCTCGGGCAGCGGGCCTTCGGGTGGCTCGCGATCGGCGCCGTCCTCGCCGCCACCGCGGCCGCGCTCGCCGCCGTCGGGCGCAGCCGCGGCGCGACCGCGTCTCCCCGTGACGCGCACTCTCCGCGCGCCGCGGTGCGCGCGGTCTGGCTCGTCGCCGTCGCCGCCGCGTTCGCGGTCGCCACCGCCTCGCTGTGGAGCAACCCCGAGGAGGCGATGCACTTCGTCCAGTACGGAGTGCTGTCGCTGCTGCTCCAGCGCGCCGTCGCCTTCCGCCTTCCCGACGCCTCGAGCTACTTCGTCGCCGCGCTGGCCGGCGCGCTCGTCGGCTGCGCCGACGAAGCCGTGCAGTGGGTCGTTCCGGGCCGCTACTTCGGGCTGCGCGACATCGCGATCAACGCCTTCGCCGCGTCGCTCGTGCAGGTCGGGCTCGCGATGGGGATCCGGCCCGCGGGCGTCGCGCGAACGACGTCGCGCGCGGGCCGGCGCGTCGCCCTGCGCATCGCCCTCGCGCTCTGGGCGGCGCTCCTCGCGTTCGCGCTCAACACGCCCGCTCGCGTCGCCGTCTGGGCGCCTCGACTTCCGGGCCTCGCGTTCCTCGCGACGAACGAGAGCACGATGATGGAGTACGGGCACAGATACGACGCGCCGGACATCGGCGTCTTCCGCTCGCGCCTCGCGCCGGAGGAGCTCGCGCGCGAGGACGCGACGCGTGCCGCCGCCGGGGCCGCTCTCCTCGACGCCTACCGCGACGCCTATGGCGACTTCCTCGTCGACGTTCCGCCCCAGCGCGATCCGTTCGTGCACGAGCTGCGGGTCCACCTGTTCCGTCGCGATCGCTATCTCGAGTTCTGGCGGGCGCAGACGGGCGGGTCGCCCGAGCAGGTGGAGGAGCGGCGCAAGCTCGCGACGGTCGCGGCGCGCGAGGATCGCCTCGTTCGCCGCTTCTTCGCGCGCACGTTCGCCGCGTCGGGCTATGCGCTCCCGCCCGACGTCGCCGCGCGTGTCGCGCGCGACGAGCTTCCCGGGCTGGACTACGAGAGCACGGTGAGCCGCGATCTCGTCACCTCCGTCGGCGAGGGGGAGCTGCTCGCCGTCTTCGCGCTCGCGCTCGTCGCGCTGCTCACGGCGCTCCTGTCGCAGCGCGAGAGCGGCTAG